In one window of Brassica rapa cultivar Chiifu-401-42 chromosome A07, CAAS_Brap_v3.01, whole genome shotgun sequence DNA:
- the LOC103828975 gene encoding uncharacterized protein LOC103828975 isoform X1, which yields MVNSSLLLSDFKVGRLSNFLITIVFSHQILCLLMTNSDIWRFQLRKILKTPKEACYGVLRFVMESGARSSCSVLSLLWITAKIPAMFGVFDKEMTKLTNKEFVVLALKELPNGGEDELLPLKSLLARSVFQIRVTLYNFTPNHRTFSVSTITEDLIIDNQADVCNLAGESLVFPAFMYTSLSEAAENILPSSEGARGLTASSSGVAVVGKKV from the exons ATGGTGAACTCCTCGCTCCTTCTTTCTGATTTCAAGGTTGGGCGTTTAAGCAACTTTTTGATTACCATCGTGTTCAGCCATCAAATTTTGTGTTTGTTAATG ACAAATTCTGATATTTGGAGGTTCCagttaagaaaaatattaaaaactccCAAAGA GGCTTGCTATGGTGTCTTGAGATTCGTCATGGAGAGTGGAGCTAGGAGTTCGT GTTCCGTGTTGAGCTTGCTGTGGATAACGGCAAAGATACCGGCTATGTTTGGTGTCTTTGATAAGGAGATGACAAAGCTTACCAACAAAGAATTTGTTGTCCTTGCGCTTAAAGAG CTACCAAACGGTGGAGAGGATGAGCTACTTCCCTTGAAGAGCTTACTGGCAAGGAGTGTGTTTCAGATCCGTGTGACACTTTATAACTTCACACCCAACCACCGTACCTTCAGTGTCTCGACCATCACTGAAGATCTCATCATTGACAACCAGGCCGACGTTTGTAATCTTGCTGGTGAATCTTTAGTTTTCCCAGCTTTTATGTATACATCACTTTCAGAGGCTGCTGAGAACATTCTTCCAAGCAGTGAAGGTGCCAGAGGATTAACTGCATCATCTTCGGGCGTGGCGGTTGTGGGAAAGAAGGTATGA
- the LOC103828975 gene encoding uncharacterized protein LOC103828975 isoform X2 encodes MTNSDIWRFQLRKILKTPKEACYGVLRFVMESGARSSCSVLSLLWITAKIPAMFGVFDKEMTKLTNKEFVVLALKELPNGGEDELLPLKSLLARSVFQIRVTLYNFTPNHRTFSVSTITEDLIIDNQADVCNLAGESLVFPAFMYTSLSEAAENILPSSEGARGLTASSSGVAVVGKKV; translated from the exons ATG ACAAATTCTGATATTTGGAGGTTCCagttaagaaaaatattaaaaactccCAAAGA GGCTTGCTATGGTGTCTTGAGATTCGTCATGGAGAGTGGAGCTAGGAGTTCGT GTTCCGTGTTGAGCTTGCTGTGGATAACGGCAAAGATACCGGCTATGTTTGGTGTCTTTGATAAGGAGATGACAAAGCTTACCAACAAAGAATTTGTTGTCCTTGCGCTTAAAGAG CTACCAAACGGTGGAGAGGATGAGCTACTTCCCTTGAAGAGCTTACTGGCAAGGAGTGTGTTTCAGATCCGTGTGACACTTTATAACTTCACACCCAACCACCGTACCTTCAGTGTCTCGACCATCACTGAAGATCTCATCATTGACAACCAGGCCGACGTTTGTAATCTTGCTGGTGAATCTTTAGTTTTCCCAGCTTTTATGTATACATCACTTTCAGAGGCTGCTGAGAACATTCTTCCAAGCAGTGAAGGTGCCAGAGGATTAACTGCATCATCTTCGGGCGTGGCGGTTGTGGGAAAGAAGGTATGA
- the LOC103828976 gene encoding uncharacterized protein At2g34160 — translation MEGITEGVNSMSLGVDTQKKNRIQVSHTKKPLFFYVNLAKRYMQQYSDVELSALGMAIATVVTVAEILKNNGFAVEKKIMTSTVDIKDDSRGRPVQKAKIEITLSKSEKFDELMAAANEEKEAAEAQEQS, via the exons ATGGAAGGGATCACGGAAGGAGTCAACAGCATGAGCCTGGGCGTTGATACCCAGAAGAAGAATCGGATTCAGGTTTCGCACACCAAGAAACCGTTGTTCTTCTACGTCAATCTCGCCAAG AGGTACATGCAGCAGTACTCAGATGTCGAGTTGTCTGCACTTGGAATGG CTATTGCTACGGTTGTTACTGTCGCTGAGATATTGAAGAACAATGGTTTTGCTGTTGAAAAGA AGATCATGACTTCGACTGTGGATATCAAGGATGATTCGAGGGGACGTCCTGTGCAGAAAGCCAAG ATTGAGATAACGCTCTCCAAGTCTGAGAAGTTTGATGAATTAATGGCTGCAGCCAATGAGGAGAAGGAGGCTGCAGAAGCCCAAGAGCAGAGCTGA
- the LOC103828977 gene encoding cytochrome P450 705A22-like isoform X2 has product MAATFIVDFGNGFIFIILCLFSFLCYYFFFKKPNDSQDCDLPPSPPSLPIIGHLHLLLSLIVHKSLHKLSSKYGPILYLRVLNVPILLVSSASIAYEIFRAQDMNVSTRNLPTNEGSLFFGSSGLATAPYGDYWKFIKKLITTKLLGPQALERSRGIRADEVNRFYLNLVDKATKKESVEIAEEAMKLISNSMCKMLMGKSDHAEKVRGLVAETDVLSKKFFLAAILRKPLSKLGISVFEKDLASISSRYNDVLEKSLVEYEEDHNQSCEMLDVLLEACQGKTKDVVKIACLLTSLTIQLIKYFSISHFSMLVQDLFVASTDTSTNTIQWTMAEIFNNPKILERLREEIDSVVEKTRLIQETDLPNLTYLQAVVKEGLRLHPPVPLVLRSFREGCEIGGFDVLEKTKLVVNCYAVMRDPDVWEYPEEFKPERFLPSSRSYQEDEMKEEVLKYIPFGSGRRGCPGSNLAYLSVETAIGVMVQCFDWKIEGDEVNMEEARGTLTLTMAHPLKCTPLLRDLNPLRYLH; this is encoded by the exons ATGGCAGCAACTTTCATCGTTGACTTTGGAAACGGTTTCATCTTTATCATCCTTTGCCTCTTTTCATTTCTCTGTTACTATTTCTTCTTCAAGAAACCAAATGACTCACAAGACTGTGATCTGCCTCCCAGCCCTCCGTCGCTTCCAATCATCGGCCATCTTCACCTTCTCCTCTCTCTTATAGTCCACAAATCCTTACATAAACTCTCCTCCAAGTATGGACCTATCCTCTATCTTCGTGTCTTAAATGTCCCCATACTCCTTGTCTCCTCCGCCTCAATAGCCTATGAGATCTTTAGGGCGCAAGACATGAACGTTTCAACTCGCAACCTCCCTACGAACGAAGGGTCTCTTTTCTTTGGATCTTCCGGCCTCGCTACCGCTCCTTACGGGGATTACTGGAAATTCATAAAAAAGCTCATCACCACAAAGCTCCTTGGACCTCAGGCTCTCGAGAGGTCACGAGGCATCCGCGCGGATGAGGTAAACCGGTTTTACTTGAATCTTGTAGACAAGGCAACGAAGAAGGAGAGCGTTGAGATCGCTGAGGAAGCTATGAAGCTAATAAGCAACAGCATGTGCAAGATGCTTATGGGAAAGAGTGATCATGCAGAGAAAGTGAGGGGGTTAGTGGCTGAAACAGATGTCTTGTCAAAGAAGTTTTTCTTGGCGGCCATCTTGCGCAAGCCGCTTTCGAAGCTCGGGATCTCAGTTTTCGAAAAGGATTTAGCCAGTATTTCCTCCAGGTACAACGACGTGTTGGAGAAGAGTCTTGTGGAATATGAGGAGGACCATAACCAAAGCTGTGAGATGTTGGACGTACTATTGGAAGCTTGTCAAGGTAAAACTAAGGATGTTGTTAAAATAGCTTGTCTATTAACCAGTTTAACTATacaattgattaaatatttttccatTTCCCATTTTA GTATGCTTGTACAGGATCTTTTCGTTGCAAGTACTGACACCTCAACGAACACTATACAATGGACTATGGCAGAGATTTTCAACAATCCAAAGATTCTGGAGAGATTGAGAGAAGAAATAGATTCAGTTGTAGAGAAAACAAGGTTGATTCAGGAAACAGATCTACCTAACCTTACGTATTTGCAAGCTGTCGTCAAGGAAGGACTGCGATTGCACCCACCGGTACCTCTTGTGTTAAGGAGCTTCCGGGAAGGATGTGAGATCGGAGGCTTTGATGTGTTGGAGAAGACAAAACTTGTTGTTAACTGCTATGCTGTAATGAGGGATCCAGATGTCTGGGAATACCCCGAGGAGTTTAAGCCTGAGAGGTTTCTGCCTTCTTCAAGATCATATCAAGAGGACGAGATGAAAGAGGAAGTCCTGAAATACATTCCTTTCGGGAGCGGAAGGAGAGGCTGTCCTGGATCAAATCTAGCTTATCTTTCTGTAGAAACAGCAATTGGAGTCATGGTGCAGTGTTTTGATTGGAAAATCGAAGGAGATGAGGTTAACATGGAAGAGGCTCGTGGAACACTGACGTTGACTATGGCTCATCCCCTTAAGTGCACTCCTCTTCTTCGAGATCTGAACCCTTTAAGGTATCTGCATTGA
- the LOC103828977 gene encoding cytochrome P450 705A22-like isoform X1, whose amino-acid sequence MAATFIVDFGNGFIFIILCLFSFLCYYFFFKKPNDSQDCDLPPSPPSLPIIGHLHLLLSLIVHKSLHKLSSKYGPILYLRVLNVPILLVSSASIAYEIFRAQDMNVSTRNLPTNEGSLFFGSSGLATAPYGDYWKFIKKLITTKLLGPQALERSRGIRADEVNRFYLNLVDKATKKESVEIAEEAMKLISNSMCKMLMGKSDHAEKVRGLVAETDVLSKKFFLAAILRKPLSKLGISVFEKDLASISSRYNDVLEKSLVEYEEDHNQSCEMLDVLLEACQGKTAEYKITRNHIKALYVDLFVASTDTSTNTIQWTMAEIFNNPKILERLREEIDSVVEKTRLIQETDLPNLTYLQAVVKEGLRLHPPVPLVLRSFREGCEIGGFDVLEKTKLVVNCYAVMRDPDVWEYPEEFKPERFLPSSRSYQEDEMKEEVLKYIPFGSGRRGCPGSNLAYLSVETAIGVMVQCFDWKIEGDEVNMEEARGTLTLTMAHPLKCTPLLRDLNPLRYLH is encoded by the exons ATGGCAGCAACTTTCATCGTTGACTTTGGAAACGGTTTCATCTTTATCATCCTTTGCCTCTTTTCATTTCTCTGTTACTATTTCTTCTTCAAGAAACCAAATGACTCACAAGACTGTGATCTGCCTCCCAGCCCTCCGTCGCTTCCAATCATCGGCCATCTTCACCTTCTCCTCTCTCTTATAGTCCACAAATCCTTACATAAACTCTCCTCCAAGTATGGACCTATCCTCTATCTTCGTGTCTTAAATGTCCCCATACTCCTTGTCTCCTCCGCCTCAATAGCCTATGAGATCTTTAGGGCGCAAGACATGAACGTTTCAACTCGCAACCTCCCTACGAACGAAGGGTCTCTTTTCTTTGGATCTTCCGGCCTCGCTACCGCTCCTTACGGGGATTACTGGAAATTCATAAAAAAGCTCATCACCACAAAGCTCCTTGGACCTCAGGCTCTCGAGAGGTCACGAGGCATCCGCGCGGATGAGGTAAACCGGTTTTACTTGAATCTTGTAGACAAGGCAACGAAGAAGGAGAGCGTTGAGATCGCTGAGGAAGCTATGAAGCTAATAAGCAACAGCATGTGCAAGATGCTTATGGGAAAGAGTGATCATGCAGAGAAAGTGAGGGGGTTAGTGGCTGAAACAGATGTCTTGTCAAAGAAGTTTTTCTTGGCGGCCATCTTGCGCAAGCCGCTTTCGAAGCTCGGGATCTCAGTTTTCGAAAAGGATTTAGCCAGTATTTCCTCCAGGTACAACGACGTGTTGGAGAAGAGTCTTGTGGAATATGAGGAGGACCATAACCAAAGCTGTGAGATGTTGGACGTACTATTGGAAGCTTGTCAAG GTAAAACAGCAGAGTATAAGATCACTAGGAACCATATCAAGGCCTTGTACGTg GATCTTTTCGTTGCAAGTACTGACACCTCAACGAACACTATACAATGGACTATGGCAGAGATTTTCAACAATCCAAAGATTCTGGAGAGATTGAGAGAAGAAATAGATTCAGTTGTAGAGAAAACAAGGTTGATTCAGGAAACAGATCTACCTAACCTTACGTATTTGCAAGCTGTCGTCAAGGAAGGACTGCGATTGCACCCACCGGTACCTCTTGTGTTAAGGAGCTTCCGGGAAGGATGTGAGATCGGAGGCTTTGATGTGTTGGAGAAGACAAAACTTGTTGTTAACTGCTATGCTGTAATGAGGGATCCAGATGTCTGGGAATACCCCGAGGAGTTTAAGCCTGAGAGGTTTCTGCCTTCTTCAAGATCATATCAAGAGGACGAGATGAAAGAGGAAGTCCTGAAATACATTCCTTTCGGGAGCGGAAGGAGAGGCTGTCCTGGATCAAATCTAGCTTATCTTTCTGTAGAAACAGCAATTGGAGTCATGGTGCAGTGTTTTGATTGGAAAATCGAAGGAGATGAGGTTAACATGGAAGAGGCTCGTGGAACACTGACGTTGACTATGGCTCATCCCCTTAAGTGCACTCCTCTTCTTCGAGATCTGAACCCTTTAAGGTATCTGCATTGA